One genomic segment of Actinoplanes ianthinogenes includes these proteins:
- a CDS encoding alpha/beta hydrolase yields the protein MSRIGRTVIVAGLVTGVLVSGAAAPAAAATTATIDHTSAKERKRVDSVPTPKLGWYDCYRVAQCATIRLPLDYDKPKGPKTEIAILRIKAKDQKHKIGSLFLNPGGPGGSGTSIALNAPYFLSKTLLDRFDIVGFDPRGIANSDNVRCFKSVKDQAAVLNKMNVAFPWGAAEEKKYVGAAKQFGKACSTTGKPLSGSMSTAEVARDMDVLRRAVGDKKLNYLGFSYGTAIGQYYANMFPDRFRSIVVDGVLDPAHWVGTKKTANQEQDERLRSADGAYRALREILKRCDAAGEKYCVFAAGDPVANFDLIAQKLRKKPLVITDETGSYTITYADFVGGILGDLYDTGAGDWVTQDAQYIYTLLTSSSAADKAAARTALAKRIKDARARKPARDFPYENGFEAFSGVDCTDALHPKDANLWPALMAKADKRAPYFGRAWGWSTAQCARNTWTVRDEDAYTGPWTRRTAAPVLIVGTQWDPATNYDDAVSASKRLPNSRLLSNTNWGHTSYGTSDCATTAIDNYLLKGTLPAKGTVCQGAYQPFLEPLPDDSALSVSALRAPAAPAQRPQVVGPPLPSTLSGTR from the coding sequence GTGTCACGTATCGGCAGAACCGTCATCGTGGCCGGCCTGGTCACCGGAGTGCTGGTCTCCGGGGCCGCGGCGCCGGCCGCGGCCGCCACCACCGCCACCATCGACCACACCTCCGCGAAGGAGCGCAAGCGGGTCGACAGCGTACCCACGCCGAAGCTCGGCTGGTACGACTGCTATCGGGTCGCGCAGTGTGCGACGATCCGTCTCCCGCTCGACTACGACAAGCCCAAGGGCCCGAAGACCGAGATCGCGATCCTGCGGATCAAGGCCAAGGATCAGAAACACAAGATCGGCAGCTTGTTCCTCAACCCCGGCGGGCCGGGCGGATCCGGCACGTCGATCGCGCTCAACGCGCCGTACTTCCTCAGCAAGACGCTGCTCGACCGGTTCGACATCGTCGGATTCGACCCCCGCGGCATCGCGAACAGCGACAATGTGCGCTGCTTCAAGAGCGTCAAGGATCAGGCCGCGGTGCTCAACAAGATGAATGTGGCGTTCCCGTGGGGCGCGGCCGAGGAGAAGAAGTACGTCGGGGCCGCCAAGCAATTCGGCAAGGCGTGCTCGACCACCGGGAAGCCGCTGTCCGGTTCAATGTCGACCGCCGAGGTCGCGCGCGACATGGACGTCCTGCGGCGCGCCGTCGGCGACAAGAAGCTGAACTATCTCGGCTTCAGCTACGGCACCGCGATCGGGCAGTACTACGCGAACATGTTCCCGGACCGGTTCCGGTCGATTGTGGTCGACGGCGTGCTGGACCCGGCGCACTGGGTCGGTACCAAGAAGACCGCCAATCAGGAGCAGGACGAGCGGCTGCGCTCGGCGGACGGGGCGTACCGGGCGTTGCGGGAGATCCTCAAACGGTGCGACGCCGCCGGGGAGAAGTACTGCGTGTTCGCGGCCGGCGACCCGGTCGCGAACTTCGACCTGATCGCTCAGAAGCTGCGGAAGAAGCCCTTGGTGATAACCGACGAGACCGGCAGCTACACGATCACGTACGCCGACTTCGTCGGCGGCATCCTCGGTGACCTGTACGACACCGGTGCCGGCGACTGGGTCACCCAGGACGCGCAGTACATCTACACGCTGCTCACCTCGTCCAGCGCCGCCGACAAGGCGGCGGCGCGCACGGCTCTGGCCAAGCGGATCAAGGACGCGCGGGCCAGGAAGCCGGCCCGCGACTTCCCGTACGAGAACGGGTTCGAGGCGTTCTCGGGGGTGGACTGCACCGACGCGCTGCACCCGAAGGACGCGAACTTGTGGCCCGCGCTGATGGCGAAGGCCGACAAGCGAGCCCCGTACTTCGGCCGCGCCTGGGGCTGGTCCACCGCGCAGTGCGCCCGGAACACGTGGACCGTGCGGGACGAGGACGCGTACACCGGCCCGTGGACGAGGCGGACCGCCGCGCCGGTGCTGATCGTCGGCACCCAGTGGGACCCGGCGACCAACTACGACGACGCGGTGTCGGCGTCCAAGCGGCTGCCCAACAGCCGGCTGCTGTCCAACACCAACTGGGGACACACGTCGTACGGCACGTCCGACTGCGCCACCACCGCGATCGACAACTACCTGCTCAAAGGCACTCTGCCCGCGAAGGGCACGGTTTGCCAGGGCGCGTACCAGCCGTTCCTGGAGCCGCTGCCGGACGACTCGGCCCTGAGCGTCTCTGCGCTGCGGGCGCCGGCCGCGCCGGCCCAGCGGCCGCAGGTGGTCGGTCCGCCGCTGCCGTCGACCCTCAGCGGCACCCGATAG